A region of Oncorhynchus kisutch isolate 150728-3 linkage group LG29, Okis_V2, whole genome shotgun sequence DNA encodes the following proteins:
- the LOC109873892 gene encoding endonuclease domain-containing 1 protein, protein MQFSPGCLVLVFSLFHSAPRAPATVVEDFNHVERCKDSLYMGTPPRGIIDAKLKKICQRYADKPRFVTLYDPQKRIPVYSAYSFKKTEGDRRVDYPWMYEPQLAEVDGNGNMLPFPTGYLHMKFEDSQAVLDDYSDVVLYERGHLNPDQHQSDPHDRASTYTLTNVVPEIREFNIGPWREHEERIRVRLNNYCRGTAFIVTGVTTTGHMIRRNNQDRVAIPEDVWTAYCCTDYDRNAPHDVRIRFPSQAALAKNAKEGNTVHEITVQDLENFLKTRMDVDQNLQLFYDNCISPSPLPLYLHHTI, encoded by the exons atgCAATTCTCTccgggctgtttggtgttggtgTTCTCCCTTTTCCATAGTGCACCTAGAGCTCCGGCCACTGTGGTTGAGGACTTCAACCATGTAGAACGATGCAAGGATTCCTTATACATGGGAACCCCACCACGGGGAATCATTGATGCCAAACTGAAGAAGATCTGTCAGCGCTATGCAGACAAGCCACGCTTCGTGACCCTATACGACCCTCAGAAACGAATCCCTGTCTACTCAGCCTACTCCTTcaagaagacagagggagaccgGCGCGTGGACTACCCCTGGATGTATGAGCCACAG ctggcaGAGGTTGATGGCAATGGAAACATGCTACCCTTCCCTACCGGCTACCTGCACATGAAGTTTGAGGACAGCCAAGCAGTGCTGGATGACTACTCTGACGTAGTACTGTATGAACGTGGCCACCTGAACCCAGACCAGCACCAGTCTGACCCTCATGACCGTGCCTCCACTTACACCCTGACCAACGTGGTGCCAGAGATCAGAGAGTTCAACATTGGGCCGTGGCGTGAGCACGAGGAGCGTATCCGTGTCCGCCTCAACAACTACTGCCGTGGCACCGCCTTCATTGTCACAGGGGTGACCACTACAGGTCACATGATTCGCCGGAACAACCAGGACCGCGTGGCCATCCCTGAGGACGTGTGGACTGCCTACTGCTGCACTGACTACGACCGCAACGCCCCCCACGATGTCCGCATCCGCTTCCCCTCCCAGGCTGCCCTGGCCAAGAACGCCAAGGAGGGCAACACGGTCCACGAGATAACTGTCCAGGACTTGGAGAACTTCCTGAAGACCCGGATGGACGTGGACCAGAACCTGCAGCTCTTCTATGACAActgcatctccccctctcccctccctctgtacctCCACCACACCATCTAA
- the LOC109873893 gene encoding endonuclease domain-containing 1 protein-like: MRSTWQQSWYAVLSMFLWVPWAWCGVVEDFDHVEHCKDYIYMGIPPRGYLAGSNLKKICQILEDNPRFVTLYDPRRHMPLYSAYTFKRSDGEKSMDQPWMYEPQLASSKSSSNMEVYPQSSQMHMRLMDSQAVLEDFTDVPQYVRGQLNPDQHQLEPLDKAATYTLSNVVPQIREFNTGPWAQHEDRIRRRLNNYCRGNAYVITGVTSAGNMIRRDNQDRVGIPEYMWTAYCCPDYDHNAPYLERYHFPVFGAYGLNNRVNNAVVEVPIKTLETFLKGRLDVDKNYQIFYNDCVLDDL, from the exons ATGAGGTCTACTTGGCAGCAGTCTTGGTATGCTGTTCTGAGTATGTTCCTGTGGGTGCCCTGGGCCTGGTGTGGCGTGGTGGAGGACTTTGACCATGTGGAGCACTGTAAGGACTATATTTACATGGGCATACCACCACGGGGCTACCTGGCGGGCAGCAACCTGAAGAAGATCTGCCAGATCCTGGAGGACAACCCCCGATTCGTCACCCTCTATGACCCCCGCAGGCACATGCCCCTCTACTCTGCATACACCTTCAAACGGTCTGACGGGGAGAAGAGCATGGACCAGCCCTGGATGTACGAACCACAG ctgGCCTCCAGTAAATCCAGCAGTAATATGGAGGTCTACCCACAGTCGTCTCAGATGCACATGCGTCTCATGGACAGTCAGGCGGTGCTGGAGGACTTTACAGACGTGCCCCAGTATGTGCGTGGCCAACTGAACCCAGACCAGCACCAGTTGGAGCCCCTCGACAAGGCAGCCACCTACACCCTGTCCAATGTGGTGCCTCAGATCAGAGAGTTCAACACTGGCCCCTGGGCCCAGCATGAGGACCGTATCAGACGACGCCTCAACAACTACTGCCGCGGCAATGCCTATGTCATCACGGGAGTTACCTCGGCCGGGAACATGATTCGGCGAGACAACCAGGACCGTGTGGGCATCCCAGAGTACATGTGGACGGCCTACTGCTGTCCAGACTACGACCACAATGCCCCCTACCTAGAGCGCTACCACTTTCCTGTGTTTGGGGCCTATGGTCTGAATAATAGGGTCAACAATGCTGTGGTGGAGGTGCCTATCAAGACCCTAGAGACGTTTCTGAAGGGACGGTTGGACGTGGACAAGAACTACCAGATCTTCTACAATGACTGTGTGCTTGATGACTTGTAG
- the LOC109873697 gene encoding erythropoietin-like has product MTSISGPVVVLLTVLQWAGRGLPSPVRPICDPRVLDRFIMEARDTETALRGCKAGCGVTGTYVVPLTNVDFVVWETKDTEEQALEVQSGMSLFGQALGAVRESVSRVAVQILIDNNKSNIHSLGQVLRSLHIQDLPLPPAPAVGDLVTRKVSSLSELLHVHTNFLRGKVRLLLTNAPACQQNST; this is encoded by the exons ATGACTTCCATTTCAG ggcCGGTGGTGGTACTGCTGACGGTACTCCAGTGGGCAGGACGAGGCCTCCCTTCTCCTGTCAGACCCATCTGTGACCCCCGCGTCCTGGATCGCTTCATCATGGAGGCACGCGACACAGAGACCGCTCTG CGAGGTTGCAAAGCAGGGTGTGGAGTGACAGGCACATATGTGGTTCCTCTGACAAATGTTGACTTTGTAGTCTGGGAGACGAAGGAT actgaggagcaggctttGGAGGTCCAGTCGGGGATGTCTCTGTTCGGCCAGGCTCTGGGTGCTGTGAGGGAGTCAGTGAGCCGTGTTGCCGTGCAGATCCTCATCGACAACAACAAGAGCAACATCCACAGCCTGGGCCAGGTGCTGCGCAGCCTCCACATCCAG GACCTGCCCCTTCCTCCAGCACCAGCAGTAGGTGACTTAGTGACTAGGAAGGTGTCGTCCTTATCTGAGCTGCTCCATGTCCACACCAACTTCCTACGAGGGAAGGTTCGCCTGCTGCTCACCAACGCACCTGCCTGTCAACAGAACAGCACTTGA